A region from the Triticum urartu cultivar G1812 chromosome 1, Tu2.1, whole genome shotgun sequence genome encodes:
- the LOC125513710 gene encoding beta-amylase 3, chloroplastic-like, translated as MALTLRSSTSFLAPLDPCSKLLHRPEDAPPSSVAAPQAPARLRALRAAAQAPPAPMEAPAPIPAELLHGQVQQANAGGGRPSRGGVPVFVMLPLDTVGPRGQVSRARALAVSLMALRSAGVEGVMVDVWWGVVERDGPGRYDWEGYAELVRMVERAGLRLQMVMSFHQCGGNVGDSCNIPLPPWVLEEVSADPDIVYTDRSGRRNPEYISLGCDTLPVLKGRTPVQVYSDYMRSFRDRFAGYLGTVIAEVQVGLGPCGELRYPSYPEANGTWSFPGIGEFQCYDKYMRASLQAAAVAAGHENWGTSGPHDAGEYKQFPEETGFFRRDGTWSTEYGHFFLKWYSGMLLEHGDRVLAAAEAIFGGTGVTLSAKVAGIHWHYRTRSHAAELTAGYYNTRHHDGYEPIAQMLARHGTVLNFTCMEMKDEQQPGHAGCSPELLVQQVRAAARAARVELAGENALERYDEQAFAQVAATAEAAGLSAFTYLRMNRNLFEGDNWRRFVAFVKTMADGGARTALPRCDTGQSDLYVGFVDAAKEQRAPESEAAAAL; from the exons ATGGCGCTGACGCTGCGGTCCTCGACGTCCTTCCTCGCGCCGCTCGACCCTTGCTCCAAGCTCCTCCACAGGCCCGAGGACGCGCCGCCCTCCTCCGTCGCCGCCCCGCAGGCGCCCGCCCGGCTCCGCGCCCTCAGGGCGGCCGCGCAGGCCCCGCCGGCGCCGATGGAGGCTCCCGCTCCGATCCCGGCCGAGCTGCTGCACGGCCAGGTCCAGCAGGCGAACGCGGGCGGCGGCCGGCCGAGCAGGGGCGGGGTGCCGGTGTTCGTGATGCTGCCGCTTGACACGGTGGGCCCCCGGGGCCAGGTGTCGCGCGCGCGGGCGCTGGCGGTGAGTCTGATGGCGCTGCGGAGCGCCGGGGTGGAGGGCGTCATGGTGGACGTGTGGTGGGGCGTGGTGGAGCGCGACGGCCCCGGGCGCTACGACTGGGAGGGCTACGCCGAGCTGGTGCGCATGGTGGAGCGCGCCGGCCTACGGCTCCAGATGGTCATGTCCTTCCATCAGTGCGGCGGCAACGTCGGTGACTCCTGCAA CATCCCGTTGCCGCCATGGGTTCTGGAGGAGGTGAGCGCCGACCCGGACATCGTGTACACGGACAGGTCCGGCCGCCGCAACCCCGAGTACATCTCCCTCGGCTGCGACACACTGCCGGTGCTCAAGGGCCGGACCCCCGTCCAGGTCTACTCCGACTACATGCGCAGCTTCCGCGACAGGTTCGCCGGCTACCTCGGCACCGTCATCGCCGAGGTCCAGGTTGGCCTGGGCCCCTGCGGCGAGCTGAGGTATCCTTCCTACCCGGAGGCCAACGGGACGTGGAGTTTCCCGGGCATCGGCGAGTTCCAGTGCTACGACAAGTACATGCGGGCGTCGCTGCAGGCGGCGGCCGTGGCGGCGGGGCACGAGAACTGGGGGACAAGTGGGCCGCACGACGCTGGTGAATACAAGCAGTTTCCGGAGGAGACGGGCTTCTTCCGCCGGGACGGCACGTGGAGCACCGAGTACGGCCACTTCTTCCTCAAGTGGTACTCCGGGATGCTCCTGGAGCACGGCGACCGCGTGCTGGCCGCTGCCGAGGCCATCTTCGGCGGCACTGGCGTCACGCTGTCTGCCAAGGTCGCCGGCATCCACTGGCACTACCGGACCCGCTCCCACGCCGCCGAGCTCACCGCGGGGTACTACAACACGCGGCACCACGACGGGTACGAGCCCATCGCGCAGATGCTGGCCAGGCACGGCACCGTGCTCAACTTCACGTGCATGGAGATGAAGGACGAGCAGCAGCCCGGCCACGCCGGCTGCTCGCCGGAGCTCCTGGTGCAGCAGGTCAGGGccgcggcgcgggcggcgcgcgTGGAGCTCGCTGGCGAGAACGCGCTGGAGCGGTACGACGAGCAGGCGTTCGCGCAGGTGGCCGCCACCGCCGAGGCCGCCGGGCTGAGCGCGTTCACGTACCTGCGCATGAACCGGAACCTGTTCGAGGGCGACAACTGGCGGCGGTTCGTCGCGTTCGTGAAGACCATGGCCGACGGCGGCGCGAGGACGGCGCTGCCGAGGTGCGACACCGGGCAATCGGATCTGTACGTGGGGTTCGTTGACGCCGCCAAGGAGCAGAGGGCGCCGGAGTCCGAGGCCGCCGCGGCATTGTAG